The Girardinichthys multiradiatus isolate DD_20200921_A chromosome Y, DD_fGirMul_XY1, whole genome shotgun sequence genome has a window encoding:
- the LOC124863839 gene encoding thyrotroph embryonic factor-like isoform X1 has protein sequence MPGKAAVTVPLPAAEAPQKSCPFVLKKIMDIPPPNILEEGDDDIEKEKQCSSEDVDGGGAVASSAGGGSRGGGGSGAGAGVSASLTPAIWEKTIPYDGETFHLEYMDLDEFLLENGIPVSLEEEELQRTLTSVETKGKPIPKVIALAPAAPLAAPPVAAVNEVSIPEPPDPSPSKVITDAEESVTVTTLQPAKLEEEEEEKRQEEESLTEEAPAEAEVKKTDKTTERNTPSPIDPDAIEVDINFQPDPTDLVLSSVPGGELFNPRKHKFSDEELKPQPMIKKAKKVFVPDEQKDDKYWSRRKKNNLAAKRSRDARRLKENQITVRASFLERENAALRQQVAELRKDCGRCKNIVARYEVKYGPL, from the exons ATGCCTGGCAAAGCAGCGGTGACAGTGCCGCTCCCAGCCGCAGAGGCTCCTCAGAAGTCTTGcccttttgttttaaagaagaTCATGGATATCCCACCTCCTAATATCCTGGAGGAAGGGGACGACG ACATAGAGAAGGAAAAGCAGTGCTCCTCTGAGGATGTGGATGGAGGTGGTGCTGTGGCATCCAGTGCTGGTGGAGGCTCTAGAGGAGGTGGTGGTAGTGGGGCGGGCGCAGGAGTGTCAGCCTCCCTGACCCCAGCCATCTGGGAGAAGACCATTCCTTATGATGGCGAGACCTTCCACTTGGAGTACATGGATCTGGACGAGTTTCTCCTGGAGAACGGGATCCCcgtgagtctggaggaagaggagctaCAGAGGACTCTGACCTCAGTGGAGACCAAAGGCAAGCCCATTCCTAAAGTTATCGCTTTGGCTCCCGCTGCACCACTCGCTGCCCCTCCGGTAGCTGCTGTCAACGAAGTCTCTATCCCAGAACCGCCTGATCCTTCTCCCTCCAAGGTCATTACAGATGCGGAGGAAAGCGTGACAGTCACTACATTGCAACCAGCCAaactggaagaggaggaagaagagaagcGACAAGAAGAGGAATCTTTGACTGAGGAAGCACCAGCAGAAGCAGAAGTGAAGAAAACAG ATAAAACTACAGAACGAAACACGCCCTCCCCCATTGACCCAGACGCCATTGAGGTGGACATCAATTTCCAACCTGATCCCACAGACCTGGTCCTGTCCAGCGTTCCTGGGGGAGAGCTGTTCAACCCTCGCAAGCACAAGTTCTCCGATGAGGAGCTGAAACCCCAGCCGATGATTAAGAAAGCCAAGAAAGTGTTTGTTCCAGACGAACAAAAG GATGACAAATACTGGTCCaggaggaagaaaaacaatctgGCAGCGAAGCGTTCCCGTGATGCGCGGCGGCTGAAAGAGAACCAGATCACGGTGCGCGCCTCCTTCCTGGAGCGGGAAAACGCTGCACTGAGGCAGCAGGTTGCTGAGCTGCGGAAGGACTGCGGCCGCTGCAAGAACATTGTAGCCCGCTACGAAGTCAAGTATGGCCCTCTGtag
- the LOC124863839 gene encoding thyrotroph embryonic factor-like isoform X2 — MSATSEILFGERNDIPDLLKALTEYPFSFPAFDDIDIEKEKQCSSEDVDGGGAVASSAGGGSRGGGGSGAGAGVSASLTPAIWEKTIPYDGETFHLEYMDLDEFLLENGIPVSLEEEELQRTLTSVETKGKPIPKVIALAPAAPLAAPPVAAVNEVSIPEPPDPSPSKVITDAEESVTVTTLQPAKLEEEEEEKRQEEESLTEEAPAEAEVKKTDKTTERNTPSPIDPDAIEVDINFQPDPTDLVLSSVPGGELFNPRKHKFSDEELKPQPMIKKAKKVFVPDEQKDDKYWSRRKKNNLAAKRSRDARRLKENQITVRASFLERENAALRQQVAELRKDCGRCKNIVARYEVKYGPL; from the exons ACATAGAGAAGGAAAAGCAGTGCTCCTCTGAGGATGTGGATGGAGGTGGTGCTGTGGCATCCAGTGCTGGTGGAGGCTCTAGAGGAGGTGGTGGTAGTGGGGCGGGCGCAGGAGTGTCAGCCTCCCTGACCCCAGCCATCTGGGAGAAGACCATTCCTTATGATGGCGAGACCTTCCACTTGGAGTACATGGATCTGGACGAGTTTCTCCTGGAGAACGGGATCCCcgtgagtctggaggaagaggagctaCAGAGGACTCTGACCTCAGTGGAGACCAAAGGCAAGCCCATTCCTAAAGTTATCGCTTTGGCTCCCGCTGCACCACTCGCTGCCCCTCCGGTAGCTGCTGTCAACGAAGTCTCTATCCCAGAACCGCCTGATCCTTCTCCCTCCAAGGTCATTACAGATGCGGAGGAAAGCGTGACAGTCACTACATTGCAACCAGCCAaactggaagaggaggaagaagagaagcGACAAGAAGAGGAATCTTTGACTGAGGAAGCACCAGCAGAAGCAGAAGTGAAGAAAACAG ATAAAACTACAGAACGAAACACGCCCTCCCCCATTGACCCAGACGCCATTGAGGTGGACATCAATTTCCAACCTGATCCCACAGACCTGGTCCTGTCCAGCGTTCCTGGGGGAGAGCTGTTCAACCCTCGCAAGCACAAGTTCTCCGATGAGGAGCTGAAACCCCAGCCGATGATTAAGAAAGCCAAGAAAGTGTTTGTTCCAGACGAACAAAAG GATGACAAATACTGGTCCaggaggaagaaaaacaatctgGCAGCGAAGCGTTCCCGTGATGCGCGGCGGCTGAAAGAGAACCAGATCACGGTGCGCGCCTCCTTCCTGGAGCGGGAAAACGCTGCACTGAGGCAGCAGGTTGCTGAGCTGCGGAAGGACTGCGGCCGCTGCAAGAACATTGTAGCCCGCTACGAAGTCAAGTATGGCCCTCTGtag